A window of Maioricimonas rarisocia genomic DNA:
GCCGATCGGATCCGAGAGTGACTGACCCGCAACGGTGAACTTGGAGACGCTGCCGTTCCCCAGAACGAGGGGATCCAGGGACACAAACGGATCGACCGTCGGGTTGTAGTCATCTCCACCCCAACCGAAGTTGCCGATCCAGACGGTGTCGGTGCGATCGACGGTGATTCCCCAACCGACGCCGTAAATGCCGCCGCCGGTGACCGGCGAGACCGGCCGTCCGTCGCTGCCATCCGCGGGGGTGCCGTCCGGCTTGAGCACCATGATCCGGTTCGCCGAGTATGGCGTTCCCTGGACCACATTGTTTGCGATCCAGGCGTAACCCCGGGAATCGAACGATACGTTTGCGGGTCCGCCGAACATGTAGTTGTCGTCGCCGGAATCATTCACCTTGACCGTGACGGTCCAGGCATCCGGTTCCTGCGTCAGGGCCGGCCCATACGCGGTCCCCGACTGCGACAGGAGGTAGATCAGGTTGGCCAGCCGGCCCGGATCACGAGCGAGGTTGGCCATGCCCAAAGCGGTGTCGGGAGACGGTGTCCCGAGAGAATCGGCTGGCGCCGTGGCCATCAGGAAGACGTAGCGGATCCACGCATTCTGCACGGCGGCATTGAGCAGGTTCGCCAGCGAACGGGTCAGTCGAAGCGAATGCGACTCGTCGGCATTGGGAGACGTCATCAGCACGCTCGAGGACTCGCCGGTCGCGACCGAGACAATGTTGTTGTTCATCATCGCCGCGATGCGAAGCCGGAACGGTGTCCCGGAGATGTACCCCTTTCGAGCAAACTGGGCCATCGAATACGAAGCCGCCACACTGGTCAGCTCGTTGATCGTGGCCTGAGCAGGCAGTGTCGGACCCAGAATCGTCACGAATGTGACGCCACGGGTGACACTGGCTGTCAGGAAGAAGATGCTTTCGGTCGACTGTTTCGACGCCTGGATGCGGAAGTTGCCGTCCTGATCCGTCACGGCCCGACCGACGTGAATGGGGGTTCCTTCGGTCGCTTCAAAAAGCGTCACCGGGACACCTGCCAGCGGTTGAACCTGCTCCGTTCCGCCAAGCTGCACACGCCCGGTGATTCGTGTCGCTGCATTTGCAGAGGAGGGAGGACAGAGAGCGCCGATTGCAGCCAGCAGCAGCGCTGACCGCATGACTGCGGAGAGTGGGTTTTTCATGGAGGTCGATCGTGGAGTGTCGAATCTTGGAGTAGGCGAAGGAAACGTCTTTCCCTGTCAGTCGCGCGTATCGAACGCTAGTGCGCGTTCCGCGCGATCTCAAACAGGAATTGCCAACTCGCCCACAATCTCTCCAGACCGGTCCGCAGTGCTCCGAAACGCCTCGATGCGCGTTGCCGAATGGCTACTGTTTGTAGCTTTCCAGCAGCGCCGCCGCACACGTGTCGAGGTCGCACGACAGGTACGTTTTCAGCAGCATGGCTTCCTCGGCGACCGCTCCCATCGCCTTCAGTCGCCTGTTCGCATCGGCGAGTTCGGTTTCGAGATCGATCGCTTTGCCGGTCGCCTTCTGGTAGGCGGCAATCGTCCCCTTCAGCTCTGCAGAAAGCTGCCGTCCGAGGTTCACTTTCTGCGTCTTCACGACCACCAGCCGCTGCAACTCAATCTGCAAAGCCGAGAGTTCCTGTTCCATCGCTGGCGTACCGCGACCGCTCTGAATGAACAGATTCAAATTCCCGGCCCGGTCCTCCACCTGGTCGGTCCGCCGATTGAGCTGCACCATCTCGGCTGCGAGAGTCTGCAGTTTCTGCTGCAACGTCCTGATGCGGTCGCGGGTCTGGGTGACCAGGTCGCTCTTCTCCTGCTCGAGAGCCTCTTGCGCCCGGGCCACGGAGTCCCCCACATCCTTTCCAACTGGACCGGCCGCAGCCTCCTCGCCATCCGCCCCGCCCGACTTGTGGCGGGAGTACTCGGTCGCGACCGCCCGCCGCCCCGACTCGTACGCTTCGGTCAGACTCGGGGGCAGCATCCGGTTGACGCTCTGATCGGCCCGCGCCAACTGCTGGAACATCCGGTCGTCGTGGACAGTCGCCGGACCTTTGAGCAGGTAGCCCATCAACCGCCCGAGCCACTCGGCAGCACGCACACGCTCGTCCTCGTCCGGCCACTGGTCGGGACGCTGTCCCAGCCGCCTGGCGTAGTCGGGCACTGCCTGGGCGATCGCGGCATGTTTGCCTTCAGCGACAGAGTAGTACAGATAAAGTTCGGCGGCCGGCGGATAGAGGATGCTTCGGGACTTTATCGCCGAAGAGAGTCGCCGCATCGCCTCGGCATTCTCACCGGCACGCAGCAGTGCGATTCCGACAGCCGTTTCGAGGCGCGGGTCGCTGCTGCACAGCCGGCGGGCATCGACGTACGTGGCACGCGCGGCCTCCGCAGCGGCGGAGGCATCCGCGATCTCATTCGCGTCCGCCCCATCAACCGGATCGGACACGTCGTCTTCAACTTCGAGGATCGAGTGAACGTGCCCGAGGTACTGTTCGCGATTCTGCAGAAGCTGGGCGCTGGTCCGTCCACGAACCCTCAGCGGAATCCGCTTCTCCACCGGGCCATCACCCGAGGCGGGCCCGGCCAGCAGCACCAGAGCGGCAACGCTCATCCCGTAAAGCCGGAGTGGTCGCGTCATCATTTGTCTCCCTCGGTGTCCTGTTCCGGTATGTTCGCCTGAACTTTGCTCCGCAGCTCACTCCACTGCTCACGTGTCAGACACTGGACCTGTCCGTCGTCGGTCAGCTCCAGCCCGGTCATCAGCGTCAAACCATCCCGTGTCAGAATGGGCTCGTGCGATTCGTCGTCGTCGTCGGCCTCGAACAGTGGACGCAGACGACCGTCGATCAACACCTGAGAACTGGAGGCACAGATCGCAATCGGCGTCGTCGCAGTACTCTGTTGCCGCCGTTGTGCCACAAGCACTCCGGTCGGATAGTGCCAGACGCGCAGTTCAGAGCTCGTGGTCGCAGCCACTCGACCGTCAGTCAGAATCCTGATCGACTCACACGGACGTCGCGCCCCCGTCATGAGCGGCGCCGACAATGGGTCACCCGTCCCCAGATCCCACACCTGGGCGACCCCGTCCCCGCGACCAACCGCCAGTCGCATCGATTGGCGATCCAGCGCAAGTGCCGTCGCAGGCGGCTGAACGGTGATCGTCTGCGTCAGTTCCGGCTTGCGGGCGTCTTCAGCCAGCGAATAGATCCGTACATGCCCATCGGCAAGTGAGACAGCGATGTGCCTGCGGTCACGCGACTGCGCGCCTGCCAGGATGTCCTGCGGGAATTCGAGCACCGGGCTGGACTCCCGCCGCTGCCGATCGTAATACGTCATGTTCCGACCGGAGATCGCCAACAGCCCATCGAAGTCTGGCGATTCGAAGACGAAATGGTCACCCTCGCCGAATGTCGGTGTCCTCCGTCCCGGGTGCCCTGCACCGTCCTGCGAAGAATATACCGACAGCCCGCCCGGATCCTGGAGCACGTAGAACTGGGCACCTGCGGCCAGAAACCCGCCCACTAGAAACCCGCCCCCGCGAAATCCCTCCCGTAATTCGATCCTGCGGATCGGTTCCAGCCGTTGTTCGCTCACGGAATAGATCACGGCCGCCGTTCGAGCGATTGTCAGCAGTCGCCGACCATCACCATCGAACGTTGCAGTGCGGGCACCACCAATCGCCGTATTGCCGTCGTTCAGTTTGTGGCGTCCGGGTAATCGCCAGATCTGTGGCGTGTCATCCTCGGTGACGGTGAGGATCTCGTCTCCACTCTCCAGGAACACGGCCTGCTTCATTGCCGAAACATGAACGATCGGCAGACAGACCGGCTCTCCGGTCTGCACATTCCAGATCTGCGTGGTCCCGTCTTCGCTGCACGAAACGAACTCCGTGCCGTCGGGGGAAAAAGCCCCGTGAACCACTCGACCATCGTGTTGACAACTGATCCGTCCCCCCCGGTTCGCCAGATCCACCAGCCAGACGGTCCGTTCTGCAAAGACCGCCAGCCGATGCCCTCCCTGGACAGTCCCCGTCACGAAATGAACATTCCCCGGAAACCGCATCGGCGGGTGGACCGGCTGGAGACTTCGTGCATCCAGCATCGCGACTTCCGTTCCTGCGGACAGCAGCAGAGTTTCTCCCTTCGGACCGAAAGCAACATCGCGCAGACGCACGCCGGGGATGAAACGACTCTCGATCAGATCGCATCGTTGACGCTGAATCTGATAGACCGCCACGATGTTCTGGCCAAACGTATGCCGACCGATGACCGCCAGCCGCGACGTGTCGGCCGTCAATGCGACGTCGACGGCGTCCAGATGCTTGAGTTCCTTCGCCGCGTAAATCTTGTCCAACAGCAGGTCGCGGACAATTACGGTCGTGGTCGGCACCGGAATACTCTTGCGTTTGCCGTCTTGCGGGTCGACTATCTGCTCGGCACGCACTTCAGTTCGCCACGCCGCTCGCCGCGTCCGGTTCCCGTTCGATCGGTCGTCCAGCTGGCTGAATGGAAGCGGGCCAGACCGCTCCTTGATCTCACTGATGCCCTCGCGCGATTCCAGAGCGTCCGACGGATAGATCGCGGTCAGACTGGCCAACCGTTTCTGTTGGACAGCAATTCCCTGGCGCAGTGCATCCGTCATATCCGCGAGCTGGTCACGATCCCCCGCAGGAATCGCGTTCCAGGCCCGAAGCATGTAGTGCAGTCCTTCAGCACCGCGCCCCTGCTCGCAGATCGCGTTACCCCGCTCCATGTCACTGAGAACCTGGCTCCGCAGCGCCGTCAGCCGCGTCTCCTCGAGAGCCTGCTTCTCGCGCTCAACCGCCTGCAGCCGGGCCAGTGACTCGGCTTCCGCCTGCTCGCGGGCCGCGGATTCCTGGTCCCGGGCCATCTGGAGCTGCTCGGACCGTTTCTTGACCTCCTCGAGGCGATCCTCCGCCACCCGCGCGATCGCTTCGGCCTCCCTGCGGTTGGCCTCAGACTGCTGCTCCCGCTTCGTCGCCAGCTTGCGAAGCTGTTCTGCCGTGTCACGCTGCTCTGCAAAGGCCTCCTGCTTCTCTTCGGCGGTCTGTCGACTCGCAATCGCCTCGGATCGTGACCGCAGGGCATGAACCAGCGACAGTGACGTCGCCAGCAGTCCCACCACAGTCACGATGGCCACCGCCACGCTCAATCCGCCAACCAGCGGTTCCCGCCGCACCCACTTGATCGTCCGCTCGATCGGTCCGGCGAACCGGGCCTGAATCGGCCGCCCCTTCAAATAACGGTCGAGATCCTCGGCGAAGTCCCGGACCGATTCATAGCGGTCATCCGGCGAGACCTGCATCGCCTTCTCGCAGATCGCGACCACGTCTTTGGGAACATCCGGCGCGACCGAGTGAATCGAAGGCGGCAACTGATTCCCGGCCTTGTACGCCAGTACCGCGTGCATCGAACCATCAAACGGCTTCTGCCGCGTCAGCAGCTCATACAGCACGGCCCCCATGCTGTACTGATCCGCCCGGGGCCCGACGATATCGTGCTCGGCGCGGGCCTGCTCGGGCGGCATGTAGGCAGGTGTGCCGAGAACGAGTCCGTCGGTTGTCATCGACGAATCGTGATCGATCCGCTTGGCCAGCCCGAAGTCCATCAGCCGGGGTTTGCTCTGGACATCGAGCATGATGTTGGCCGGCTTGATGTCGCGGTGAATCACTCCCTGATCATGAGCGTACGAGAGAGCCCGGGAGACATCCCGGATCCACTGAACGCACTTCTGATAATCGTACGTCGCATCGCTGATGATTGCCGAAAGCGGATGGCCGTCGACGAACTCGGCGACGATGTAATGCTGTCCCTCGAATTCTCCGTTCTCGTACAGGGCGACGATATTCGGATGATGCAGCTGAGCGGCCGCCTTCGCCTCGGCCAGAAACCGGGCGATTCGTTCTTCGGAGTCCGGTGCAAACTTCAGCAGCTTGATCGCGACCGGCCGATCGAGTTGTGGATCATGTGCCCGGTACACGGTCCCGAAGGCACCGCTTCCCAGTTCCCGCTCGAGAATGAATCGCCCGATTTTCTGCGGGTGCTTGACGTTCGAAGCGTCGCTCCCGCCAGCGTCGTCGCCCGTGACCGTCTCGGCGTACGGGTTGATCCCCGTGCAGGTTGCCGCCGGCGCGGAGGAGGTCGTCCTGCTGACCGGGAACGTCTGTCCACAGACGGCGCATTGCGCCTTCCGCATCTTCACCGATGCGGGGACATTCAGCCGCGTGTGGCAACGCGGACAAAGTATCTCTACAGAATCGGCCCGTCTGCCCGTCATCGTCGGTTCCAGCGCAGCAGAAAGTGGCACAGTTCCAAGGGCCCGGTCCACCCACTCCTGGCTGAGGGCTGACCCGTTTGCTTCGGCAACTCCGTCGTCTCAGGCTACGTTAGCGTCCATGGCCACGCAACATCAGTCCGACACCTGCTGCGACTCCCCATGCCAGGAAAGCGAAGCATAATAAGCAGCCACGTCTTTCATGTCCTCTTCCGTCAAACCGGTGACGACCGGCGACATCAGATCCGCAGTATCACTACCGCCCCGATCTCCCGACTTGAACAATCGCAGCTGCAGTTCCAGATAGTCGGCGTACTGTCCCGCCAGACGGGGGTACTCGTCCGCCCGCAGATCCTCTCCCGGTCCATGACAGTCGATGCACGAGGGGACATCCTGATCGGGCAAACCTGTCTCGGCAATTCTCCGTCCGCGCTCGATCCGCTGTGCAGAGATACTCTGCGAGCTCTCGACATCGGCCGCGTTGCCCGCAACCGATGGGGAGAGCGTCGCGTAGTGTTCGGCCAGTTGAGCCATCGCTGCGGGGGAGAGAATTGCGGCCAGAGTCTGCATCATCCCGCTGTGGCGATCTCCGTTCGCATAAGCCAGCAGAGACTCCTCCAGGTACTCCCGCGACTGCCCGGCCAGCTTCGGGAACGCTCCGGTCCCGCGTCCCAGACCATCCGTCCCGTGGCAGCGGGAACAGGCCTCCATGATCGACGGCAACACGCCCTCGATCGTGACTGCTTCGTCCAGGTCACCCGGCGGAACCACCAGCTCGCGATATGTCTCCCCGTCCATTTCCGGCAGTTCGAGCAGAAACGCGACGATCGACCACACTTCGTCGTCCCGGTTCAGCGCCGGCCAGCCCGGCATCCCCGTAAACTTGATCCCGTGCTTGACGATGTAAAACAGCTCTTCCGGATCGCGCACCCGGATCTTCGGCGGCAGGGGAGGGGGTGTCGCGGTCATCATGCGGGCGACTGGCGATGGCGGCCGCGACGGACTTCCATGACACTGCACGCAACCGGTTTCGAAGTGACCGGCCCCCTTCATGACCAGTGTCGGATCGTCCAGCGGTGGCACCTTGATCCCCATGCTGTGCGTGGAGACGGAACGGGCCTTCGAAAAGTTCAGCACCCACCTGGTCACGGGCCAGTGTCCGGAGGACGCCTTGATCGGCACCACGCCGGAAACCATCACCAGTACGCCGGCCACGCCAACCAGGACGAGGAACGCGACGATCGTGGTGACCCGCTGTTTGATCTTGAAGTCGCTCATGCAGGTTCTGCCTCTCCAGCCCACTGTTCACGCAGCAGGCCCACCGTGAGGACCAGGCCCCCACTCAGATAGGCGATGCCTCCGACGAGGATCATGACGGCACCTCCCAGATGCTGATCCTGCAGGGCCGACATTGGCCCGAATCCCTCGTGATGTCCGTACACCGACCGCGGCGCCAGTGCCAGCAATGCCCCCAGCAGCGTCATGTGCATCGAGGTGAGCAGCAGGCCGATCACTCCCGCCGCACTTCGCCCCGGGTCGCGGGGTGCGGAGCCGCCAAATGCCGACAGCCAGATCCAGATCCCCGCCAGCAGAAAGGTCGCCTGTTCGCAGAACAGTCCCCACGTGTACGTGCGGGCGAGGTGATGCAGCCCGGGTGCATGCCAGGCCCAGACGAAAATCAGTTCTCCGACCGAGGCCGGAATCGGCGCAAAGAAGCCCGGCGCCTCCTCGACCGGGTCGTAGCGGGTGCCGGCCAGTGCCAGCGATAAGAACGGTGCCGCAACGGCCACGACCAGCATGTGCATCAGCATATGGCCGAAGAACGCCTGCCGCGCCAGGTCCGGTAAGGGTCCCAGCCACGCAGCCGCCAGTGCCAGCAGGCCGATTACAAGCCACGTCCGCCGCATCACTCACAGGTCTCCATAAACACGACCACCGCCGCCGAAAACAACGTCGCGACCCCGCTCAGGATCGAGAGCAGCAGCGTCGCGAATCCGAGAAACCGGTGCCGCCCCAGCGGCGTATCCTGATGCTTCTGCACCGTATCCGGATCGACACGAGCGCGACGCAGGCCAATCCAGCCGTTCACGCAGATCCCGACCATGGCCACTACCGTGTAAATCGCGATCGCCATCCGGGCTGGCCACAGAGAACCGGTCGAATCCGCGAATTTCGCACACCAGACCGCTGCCGTGATGTAGCTGGCCATGAAGTGAGCAGCCCAGACCGTCGGCGAGACGGTCAGCACCCACAGGCTTTCCTCCCGTTCCGGCAACCGCTGTTCGCTTGATGAACTCATTGGTTTGCCCTCATGCGACCAGCGGAAAACCGACGATCACGCCGACCGTGATCACGACCGTCAGCGCCAGAAAGTGCCAGAAGAGCGTGACGTTCGTGATGTCTGCGTCGTGCCGGGCGGTCATCTTTCCCGCTCCCCGCCGCGCCATACAGTACAGAGACATGATCACCCCCAGCGCGACGTGCAGGACGGTCCACCCGACGAGCACCCACACGATGGCCTGGTAAACGTGGACCGTCGGATCCATGTTCGATCCCACCGGGCCCATCACCAGAGCCGTGCCGCCCCCCAGAGACAGCAGCACCGCCGCCGCCACCGCACCATAGAAGGCACCGGCCCGATCGGCCCGGTTCCATCGCTTCGCCGCGATCGTCAGTCCCCACGCTCCGATGAGCAGGACTCCGCCAAGACAGGGCCAGAACGCCCCGGGACCCGGTGTCGGTTCCGGCGGGAAGTCCTCATGGATCGTCCAGTAGAAGAAGTACCCGAAGACCAGCGAGATGAAGGCCGTCATATCCGCCAGCATCGTGATGAACATGGCCCACCATCCGACGGCCGCCGGCCCGGAAACGTAAATCGGAAGCGTCACGCCCAGCCCGACATCCTTCTGCTCCTTCTCGGGAATGTTGGCGGTCCCGGTCCACAGCCAGATCAGGATCGTCACCATGGCCGCCAGTCCGCTCAGAATCGCCGGCCACCACCAGTGGTACGTCGCGAAGATGAACAGCCCGCCGGTGAATGCGGCCGACCAGAACGTCAGGAAGGTCGGTCCCGGCACCCGCAGACACTGCATCGGGCGGGCATCGATGACAGACGTCACAAGTGTCTCGCGCAGTCCTTCCTCGGCATCAGGAAGGAAGAACCGCCCCTCATCGACGTCGCGCATGAAGTTCGGCTGATCCCACAACGGGTACCGCGACTCGATGATCGGAATCGAGCGAATCCCCCACGCCTCGTCCGGCACCTCCGCCAGCCACTCGAGCGTCCCGGCATTCCAGCAGTTTCGTTCTGCGAGCGGCTGCTTCCCCTTGGGACGCACAATGTCCCACACAATCACCAGGAAGCCCGACGCCAGCAGAAACGCCCCCACCGTCGAGACCATGTTGAGCAGGTCGTAACCGGCGTTGGCCGGATACGTAAACACCCGCCGCGGCATGCCGGTCAGTCCCGTCCAGTGCATCGGCAGGAAGGTGACATTGAAGCCGATCAGCAGCAGCCAGAACGCGATGTGCCCCAGACGGTTGGAGAGCTTCTTGCCGGTAATCATCGGGAAGAAGTAGTACGTCCCGGCGACGATCGGGAAGATCGTCCCCCCCACCAGAACGTAATGCAGGTGCCCCACGACGAAATACGTATCGTGAGCCTGAAAGTCGAACGGCGCCACCGCGACCATTACGCCGGTCAGCCCACCGATGATAAACGTCGCCAGGCCAGCGAACGTGAACATGATCGGCACACTGTTGATGACCCTCCCGGCCAGCAGCGTCGCCAGAAAACAGAACAGCTGCACGCCGGTCGGTATCGCCACCGCCTGGGAGGCCGCCGAGAACAGGCCGATCGTCACGCCCGGCAGCCCGATCGTGAACATGTGGTGAACCCACAGGCCGAAGCTCAGAAAGCCGGTCCCGACCGCCGCGAGCACCACCCACGAGTAGCCGACGATCGGCGTCCGCGCAAACGTCGGAACGATCATCGCCATCAGGGCGACCGACGGCAGAAAAACGATGTAAACCTCCGGATGTCCGAAGATCCAGAACAGATGCTGCCACAACACCGGGTCGCCGCCCCGGGCCGGGTCGAAGAACGGCCAGTCGAAGGCCCGCTCCATCTCCAGCAGGATGTCGCCGGCGATGAGAGGAGGAAACGCGAACAGAATCATCCCCGCTACGACGAGGATGTACCACGAGTAGAGCGGGATCAGATGAATCCGCATTCCCGGCGGACGACACTTCAACGCTCCCACGATCAGCTCGACCGCAGCAGCGATCGACGCCACTTCGATAAACGACAGCCCCAGCAGCCAGATATCCGCCCCGATGCCCGGCTGATACGTCGTCGTCAGGGGAGGGTACATGAACCAGCCCCCCTTCGGTGCCGCATCGAACAGCACCGAACCGCAGACGAAGATTCCCCCAATCAGGAAACTGTAGAATCCGTATGCCGACAGCCGCGGGAAGGGCAGATCCCGCGCCCCCAGCATCTGAGGCAGGACCAGAATCGAGAAGGCTTCGAAGATCGGCACGGCAAACAGAAACATCATCACCGAGCCGTGCATCGTGAAGATCTGGTTGTACCGGTCCGCAGACAGAAAGTCGTTGCCCGGAACCGCCAGCTGGACGCGCATCAACAGCGCCAGAATGCCGCCGAACAGGAAGAACAGGCACGAGACGGCCGTATACCACAGCCCCACTTCGGAGTTGTTCACGGCTGACCAGTACCGCCAGCCCTGCGGCGTTCGCCAGGCGGCCCTCAGTCGGTCGCCCTGGGCACGCTGCAGCTCCTCCGGGGGCGCCTCGTCCGGCGGGGTCGGCAACTCATCGGGCACGCTCATTGAAGGCTTTCCAGATACGCGGCCAGTGCCTGCAGATCATCTTCGGAGATCATGTCGAAGTTCGGCATCTTGACTTCCGGCTTGGCTGCCGAGGTATGTGCGATCCATTGGCGGAACGCTTCGGGAGTGTTCAGTAGCGTGCCCGCTCCCAGACTGGCCCGACTTCCAACGTGCGTCAGATCCGGACCGATGACACCATCCGCACGTGTTCCCCGGATCGCGTGACACGCTCCGCAACCCCGACGGAGGAAGACCTCGCGGCCCCGCTGGGCAAGCGGATCACCCGGTTCGTTCGCCGGTTCCTGCTGCGCAGCCAGCCACGCGTCGAACTCGTTACGTTCCATCACGACGACGTCGAAGGCCATCAGGGCGTGGGATGCTCCGCAATACTCGGCACAGGCACCGCGGAATCGTCCGGTCCGGGTCGGCTCGAGCGTTAACTGCGTCTGGCGGCCGGGAATCATGTCCACCTTGCCTCCCAGCGACGGAATCCAGAACGAGTGGATGACGTCGGCACTGGTGAGATTGAACTGCACCGGCTCGCCCACCGGTATGCGGATCTCGTTCGCCAGTTCCACCCATTCGGAGTCGCCGACCGGATACCGCACGCGCCACCACCACTGCAGGCCGACAACGTCGACGTGGAGACTTCCCTCGGGAGCAGATCGCACCAGTCCGGGCAGCATCGAGAGTCCATAGATCAGCAGCACCGTCAGCACGATCGTGGGAATGACGGCGCCGCCGCCGACCACCCACAGTCGCATCTGCTGATCGTTATGCGGACCGGGCGCAATCCGGATCGCGTAGATGGCCAGACCGATGACGACACACCAGATGACGACCGCTCCGCCAAGCATCCACCAGAACAGCGTCGCGATCTGCTCGGCACCGCGACCGGCCGGATCGAGTGCCGACTGCTTCCCGGCACAGCCGGCCAGGGTCAGCAACAGTCCCGCGACGGTCGTCGCAGCGAGAGTCCGCATCGCGCGACCACCTGTCGGCGACCGCCTGGAAGGCTCAGCCCTGTTCCTTCTTGAGCGTGACCGGCAGGTCGTCGATCTTGGCTGCCACAATGAAGTCGTTCTCGGACAGTCCGTCGATGGCATGGGTGGTCAGCTCAATGGTGACGTTGCGGTAGCCAGTCAGATGAAGGTCCGGGTGATGCTGCTCCTGCTCGGCGACATCCGCCACGCGATTCACGAACTCCACGGCCGTCTTGAAATCCCGGGTCGCCCACTTGCGGCGGATCATCTTGCCCCCCTCGTCGAGGTCCCAGCCGTTCAGTTCGGCCAGCGTCTGCTCGACCTTGTCCCGCTCGAGCGGTTCCGTCCCGCCTTCGCAGGGCTTGCACGACTTTTCCCGTAGCGCGTTCGCACTCGTCCCGTTCATGACTGGCTCCTTGCTGAATCAGCGTTTCCTGACAGCGTATCGCGTCCCCCCGCCGATCCTACGGGAAAACCACCGGAGCCACCCGGGAAATCACCCAGGGCCATACCGAGGGCTGTCGAGGACGTCTCGCCTGCCGTCTTACGAAATGAAGTAAAGCAGTCCCACTCCTGCCAGATACGTCAGCACGACGCTCCAGGAATCGACCCCCATCCGCAGCACCGACTTGTCCCTCCGCTCCAGCAGCCCCCACAGGTACAGCGTGGTCATCACGATGCCGACGCTGGCCATCAGGACCGCCGAGTTATCCACCGCGTTGATGACCGGCCCCTCGCTGAAGGCCAGATCACTCGGCAGCAACAGCGCCACTTCGAGGCAGTTCGTGCCGAAGATATTCGAAATCGCCATCGTGTACGCACCGAGCCGCACGGCTCCCGCGGTCGTACTGATTTCCGGCAGCGATGTCGTCACCGCCACGAGGGTGGCTCCAATGAACCCGCTGCCGATTCCCGTCTGCTCCGACAGAGCATCGGCCGACGACGACACGGCCCAGCCGCCGATGAGCACGCCGACGCAGTTCGCCGCAAACAGACCGTACAGCACCAGTGCCGAGCGGGTTTCTTCATCCCCCTGCGATTCGGTGGCCTCTCGCTCCTCCGGCCCCGACTGTTCGGGAGCATTCGCCGGAGTCCAGGTATCACGGTCCGAGAATCCGTGCATGAAGTACAGCGAGGCCACATACACGATCGCCAGCAGGATCGGCCAGGCGCCGATGTGCCCCACAATGGTGATGTCGCCCGCCGCGATCGCTGCGATCGACACGGCAACCTGCAGGATCAGCAGTACGCCTCCCAGCAGCAGCACCGGATCGGGAGAGAAGAACGTGAGCGGCCCTTTTCGGACGAACCACAGATCGATCACTGCCAGAACCGCCAGCTGCATCGCCACGCCACCGAACAGGTTGTTGATTGCGAGCGGCGCGTTGCCCAGCAGGCTGGCAGTCACCGTCGTGGCGATCTCCGGCAATGATGTCGCCACGCCCAGGAGTAAGGCCCCGGCGAGCACGCGAGAGAGTCCCGTTCGGGCCGAGATCCCGTCCGCCAGACGGGCCAACCGCGTGCCGCACAGCCATACACCGATTCCTCCCACGGTCAGCACGAGCGCATTTCCCCAGATCGGCAACGTCGTGAAATCAAAAGTGCTCATGATGCTCCGGAGATCAATCCACCAGGGGTACTGCGGCACGCGCGGTTTCGACAGGCTACGCAGCGGGTTCGGCACGCGCACCGGGCATTCCCCTGCTGCCGCGAGCATCCCCCCCATGGGACGGGGGCGCATGCCTGTCAGACTCAGGTAGCCCCTTCCAACCCGACAGTGGACGACCCATGCTCGATTATCAGATTCCCCTGGAAG
This region includes:
- the ctaD gene encoding cytochrome c oxidase subunit I, translating into MSVPDELPTPPDEAPPEELQRAQGDRLRAAWRTPQGWRYWSAVNNSEVGLWYTAVSCLFFLFGGILALLMRVQLAVPGNDFLSADRYNQIFTMHGSVMMFLFAVPIFEAFSILVLPQMLGARDLPFPRLSAYGFYSFLIGGIFVCGSVLFDAAPKGGWFMYPPLTTTYQPGIGADIWLLGLSFIEVASIAAAVELIVGALKCRPPGMRIHLIPLYSWYILVVAGMILFAFPPLIAGDILLEMERAFDWPFFDPARGGDPVLWQHLFWIFGHPEVYIVFLPSVALMAMIVPTFARTPIVGYSWVVLAAVGTGFLSFGLWVHHMFTIGLPGVTIGLFSAASQAVAIPTGVQLFCFLATLLAGRVINSVPIMFTFAGLATFIIGGLTGVMVAVAPFDFQAHDTYFVVGHLHYVLVGGTIFPIVAGTYYFFPMITGKKLSNRLGHIAFWLLLIGFNVTFLPMHWTGLTGMPRRVFTYPANAGYDLLNMVSTVGAFLLASGFLVIVWDIVRPKGKQPLAERNCWNAGTLEWLAEVPDEAWGIRSIPIIESRYPLWDQPNFMRDVDEGRFFLPDAEEGLRETLVTSVIDARPMQCLRVPGPTFLTFWSAAFTGGLFIFATYHWWWPAILSGLAAMVTILIWLWTGTANIPEKEQKDVGLGVTLPIYVSGPAAVGWWAMFITMLADMTAFISLVFGYFFYWTIHEDFPPEPTPGPGAFWPCLGGVLLIGAWGLTIAAKRWNRADRAGAFYGAVAAAVLLSLGGGTALVMGPVGSNMDPTVHVYQAIVWVLVGWTVLHVALGVIMSLYCMARRGAGKMTARHDADITNVTLFWHFLALTVVITVGVIVGFPLVA
- the coxB gene encoding cytochrome c oxidase subunit II — translated: MRTLAATTVAGLLLTLAGCAGKQSALDPAGRGAEQIATLFWWMLGGAVVIWCVVIGLAIYAIRIAPGPHNDQQMRLWVVGGGAVIPTIVLTVLLIYGLSMLPGLVRSAPEGSLHVDVVGLQWWWRVRYPVGDSEWVELANEIRIPVGEPVQFNLTSADVIHSFWIPSLGGKVDMIPGRQTQLTLEPTRTGRFRGACAEYCGASHALMAFDVVVMERNEFDAWLAAQQEPANEPGDPLAQRGREVFLRRGCGACHAIRGTRADGVIGPDLTHVGSRASLGAGTLLNTPEAFRQWIAHTSAAKPEVKMPNFDMISEDDLQALAAYLESLQ
- a CDS encoding 4a-hydroxytetrahydrobiopterin dehydratase; its protein translation is MNGTSANALREKSCKPCEGGTEPLERDKVEQTLAELNGWDLDEGGKMIRRKWATRDFKTAVEFVNRVADVAEQEQHHPDLHLTGYRNVTIELTTHAIDGLSENDFIVAAKIDDLPVTLKKEQG
- a CDS encoding sodium:calcium antiporter, with the protein product MSTFDFTTLPIWGNALVLTVGGIGVWLCGTRLARLADGISARTGLSRVLAGALLLGVATSLPEIATTVTASLLGNAPLAINNLFGGVAMQLAVLAVIDLWFVRKGPLTFFSPDPVLLLGGVLLILQVAVSIAAIAAGDITIVGHIGAWPILLAIVYVASLYFMHGFSDRDTWTPANAPEQSGPEEREATESQGDEETRSALVLYGLFAANCVGVLIGGWAVSSSADALSEQTGIGSGFIGATLVAVTTSLPEISTTAGAVRLGAYTMAISNIFGTNCLEVALLLPSDLAFSEGPVINAVDNSAVLMASVGIVMTTLYLWGLLERRDKSVLRMGVDSWSVVLTYLAGVGLLYFIS